The genomic interval TCTCGTTTGCCTTGACCAGACGCGAGATCGCCCCGTCCATCGCCCGGTCGAGCTCGGCCGCCGCGCCGTCGAGCGACACGGGCTTGCTCATGGCCACCGCGAGCAGGTCGACGTTGGCCGCGGCGGGGGAGCCCGCCGTCGTGGAGATCTTCATGCATGCCCTCGCAGTGGTCGGGAGACGGGACGCGGCAAGGGTATCCTACGGCCCTCATGGACCCCATCGTGACGGACGAGCCGCAGGCCGGACGCGCCGGGTGAAGTGCCCCGCGTGCGGCGGCGCGCTGCCCGAGGGCGCACGGTTCTGCCCCACCTGCGGACGCCCGCTCACCGCCGACCTGGCGGGAGCCGAGGAGCGCAAGCTCGCGACGGTGCTGTTCGCCGACATGGCGGGCTCGACCGAGCTGGCCATGCGACTGGACGCGGAGCACCTGCGCTCGCTGCTGGCTGACGTCTACCGTGAGCTGAGCCAGGCCGCGGGCGCATTCGGCGGCACGGTCGAGAAGTTCATCGGCGATGCCGTCATGGCGGTGTTCGGCGTGCCGCAGTCGCACGAGGACGACCCGGAGCGCGCGGTGCGCGCCGCGATGACCATGATCTCCCGGGCCGGATCCGTGGGCCGGCGCCACGGCGTCGAGTGCGTGCTGCGCGTGGGCATCTACACGGGCGTCGTGGTCGCCGGCACCAGCCCCGGGCGCGACTTCCTGGTCACCGGCGAGGTCGTGAACCTCGCCGCGAGGCTGCAGCAGGCTGCCGAGCCGGGCGAGGTGCTGATCGGCGAGCCGACCTTCAGGGCGCTCGAGGCGATCGCCCGCACCACGCAGCCCCGCTCGCTGGTCGTCAAGGGCCGCACCGGCCCGGTGCTCGCGCACGCCGTCACGGGGCTCGCCCCCGCCACGGCGTACCGGCGCCGCCGGGCGCGAGGGCCGTTCGTGGGGCGGGGCGGCGAGCTGGCGCTGATCACGTCGCTCGTGGCGCGCGCCGTCGAGCACCGGCGCCCTCACCTTGTCACCGTGATCGGCGAGGCCGGCATCGGCAAGAGCCGCCTGGCGGAGGAGGTCGTGATCGAGCTGCAGCACCACGCCGAGCCTCCGGTCGTCTGGCTCGGCCGCTGCCTGCCCTACGGCGAGCGCGGCCCCTATGCGCCGCTCTCCGAGGTGCTCCTCCGAGCCGCCGACGTCCCCAACGACACGCCGCGAGACGACGCCCGGCGGATGGCCGATGGGCACCTGCGCGCCCTGCTCGGTGAGGACTCGGATCAGGAGATCGGCGACGTGCTGCGCACCGCCGGGCTCGGCGACGGGCGCGACCACGCACAGGACGATCTCGAGGGACTGGGGCGCGGCCGTGATGCGTGGCGCCGGGTGCTGACCGCCCTGGCCGGGCGCCGCCCGACCCTCGTCGTGCTCGAGGACGTGCACTGGGCCGAGCCGGCGCTCCTCGACCTGGTGGAGTCGATGGCGACGGGGGATGCCCGCGTGCCGCTCGTCCTGCTGTGCCTGGCGCGCGACGACCTGCTGCGCGCCCGGCCCGACTGGGGATCGGGCCTGCGGAACGTGACGGTCGTCTCGCTCGACGCGATCGACGACGGCGAGATGCGACGGCTCGCAGCGGCGCTGCCCGCGGGCGACGAGGGCGCGGGCCAGGCGGTGGAGCTGGCCGGCGGAAATCCCTTCTTCCTCGAGGAGATGCTGGCGATGGCGGCCGAGGGCGGCCGTTCGATGCCCCCGACCGTGCAGGGCGTGATCGCCGCCCGCCTCGACCTTCTGCCGCTCGAGGAGAAACGGTTCATCCAGCACGTCGCGGTGATCGGCCGCACCTTCGGAGAGGACGAGCTCGCAGTCGTCGCGCCCGAGCGCGGGAAGCGGCTGGTGGCGAACCTGTCGCGGCGCGACCTGCTCGTCCCGCTCGGTGCCGGCTGGGGGTTCAAGCACGTGCTGATCCGAGACGTCGCCTACGAGACCATGCCGCGCAGCGAGCGGGCGCGGCTCCATCTCGAGCTCGCTCGGTGGCTCGAGGGCCGGCGTGACGCCGACTCGCAGGCGATCGCAGGCCACTACGCGTCGGCGGTGGCGCTGGGAACCCAGGATGCGCGGGAGGATGCCGTCCGCACGCTGCTCCGTGCCGCGGCCGACGCGCGCGAGGTCTACGCACACGGTCTCGCGCTGCGGCAGGCCGGGCTCGCGCAGTCGCTGGCGCAGGACGACGGCGAGCGCGCGCTGGCGGCGGAGGCCGTGGGTGACGCCCACTGGATGGCCGAGAACCTGGACGAGGCGCTCGACGCGTACGGCGTGGCGCTCGAGGCCGCCCACCGCGCCGGGCTGGACGGGGCCGACATGGCGCGCCTCTCGTGGAAGTGGGTCGACCTTCCGACTCGGTGGGGCGGGCTGCAGCTGCGGTCGTCTCCGACCCGCGAGGCGATCGAGGCCGAGATCGACGACGGGCTGCGAAACGCGCTCGCCTCCGGCGCCCGGGTGCTCCAGGCCCGGCTGCTGGTCGCCCGGGCGCTGCTGGTGTGGCGGTTCGAGAACGAGCTCGAGCCGCAACGCGATGCGCTCGCGCTGGCGGACGAGGCGCTCCAGATCGCCGAGGAGCTGGAGAAGCCGCTCGTCGTCTCCGCGGCGCTCGACGCCCGCTCCGCGCTCCTGAGCGCGCTGCGCTGTTACCGCGAGGCGGCGCAGGCGGACGAGCGCCGGATGTCCCTGATCGGCCGGATCGCGTCGCGCGAGGAGCAGATGGACATCTGCGCGGCGACCGCCCGTACGCGGACGCTGCTCGGGGACTACGCCGGCGCCGTCGCCGCCGCCGACCTGGCGGACGAGCTCGTGGCGGGCGGCGACCAGCGCTGGGTGGCCTGGCCCGCCAGGACGCGGATCGAGGCGTACTACTACTGGGACCGGTGGGACGACGCGCTGGCTGCTCACGAGCGATTCCTCGAGGTCTTCCGCCGCGGCCAGCGCACGCGCTACGTCAACGTCCCGGCTCTCGTGGCGGCCGCGGCGACGGGCATCCACCTGCTGCGCGGCGACCGCGAGCAGGCCGACGTCATGGAGCAGCGGGTCGGGCGCGTGCCGGCGCAGTTCGACCTGATCGTGGGGCACGCCCTGCTCGGCGCCGGGGAGCCGGAGCTCGCGCTCGAGCGTGTCGCGCGGGTTCCGTTCGCCCGCCACTGGGCGCTCGCCGTGACCGCCGAGGCGCAGGCCGCGCTCACGCGCTGGGACGACCTCGACGTCACGCTCGCCGCGCTCGACGCGATGGAGGGCATCGACCAGCTGCCGCGGCTCGTGGCCCAGGTCGATCGGGCGCGG from Gaiellales bacterium carries:
- a CDS encoding adenylate/guanylate cyclase domain-containing protein, which encodes MKCPACGGALPEGARFCPTCGRPLTADLAGAEERKLATVLFADMAGSTELAMRLDAEHLRSLLADVYRELSQAAGAFGGTVEKFIGDAVMAVFGVPQSHEDDPERAVRAAMTMISRAGSVGRRHGVECVLRVGIYTGVVVAGTSPGRDFLVTGEVVNLAARLQQAAEPGEVLIGEPTFRALEAIARTTQPRSLVVKGRTGPVLAHAVTGLAPATAYRRRRARGPFVGRGGELALITSLVARAVEHRRPHLVTVIGEAGIGKSRLAEEVVIELQHHAEPPVVWLGRCLPYGERGPYAPLSEVLLRAADVPNDTPRDDARRMADGHLRALLGEDSDQEIGDVLRTAGLGDGRDHAQDDLEGLGRGRDAWRRVLTALAGRRPTLVVLEDVHWAEPALLDLVESMATGDARVPLVLLCLARDDLLRARPDWGSGLRNVTVVSLDAIDDGEMRRLAAALPAGDEGAGQAVELAGGNPFFLEEMLAMAAEGGRSMPPTVQGVIAARLDLLPLEEKRFIQHVAVIGRTFGEDELAVVAPERGKRLVANLSRRDLLVPLGAGWGFKHVLIRDVAYETMPRSERARLHLELARWLEGRRDADSQAIAGHYASAVALGTQDAREDAVRTLLRAAADAREVYAHGLALRQAGLAQSLAQDDGERALAAEAVGDAHWMAENLDEALDAYGVALEAAHRAGLDGADMARLSWKWVDLPTRWGGLQLRSSPTREAIEAEIDDGLRNALASGARVLQARLLVARALLVWRFENELEPQRDALALADEALQIAEELEKPLVVSAALDARSALLSALRCYREAAQADERRMSLIGRIASREEQMDICAATARTRTLLGDYAGAVAAADLADELVAGGDQRWVAWPARTRIEAYYYWDRWDDALAAHERFLEVFRRGQRTRYVNVPALVAAAATGIHLLRGDREQADVMEQRVGRVPAQFDLIVGHALLGAGEPELALERVARVPFARHWALAVTAEAQAALTRWDDLDVTLAALDAMEGIDQLPRLVAQVDRARGMAGDELALQRAEQEFDRLGCRFEHARCLELLGRGAEARRVYELLGAEPALSRDVSRGRAPSS